In a genomic window of Branchiostoma lanceolatum isolate klBraLanc5 chromosome 12, klBraLanc5.hap2, whole genome shotgun sequence:
- the LOC136446021 gene encoding uncharacterized protein: MTTAAEIAIPQSAEDIAPSWVQQVLQKDLPGVTITDVHVKGSISEGEGFMSDIIAFDAVGTRNGASERYSLVAKLTDFKRPLTIFKQWSKDFQIKSETIEVKFYSSAVPELLSVANTNTEGESKANHPPANSFVPKCYFAATDPSSMVSVRVMENLKTQGFSIKPNRQSLSREEMMLAAGALAQLHGLSHRLELRSGVPLPEKYDWILTRSDATDVEDVVTYQCQTAVKGFAAAFPDQVDLVSRLEKLDPQRAFLNLEEDQRLKVLCHAECWVNNIMFKYAGDVPTEARLVDWQSPVYMPPTYDLTLLFLCAAGWDVFHNHRDAILAHYHHKLQETLGPNESSGLQSYTLEQLKVDFKADCVHGVIGRLIRLVLLPADPDLVRMIQEIQGWGVI, from the exons ATGACAACAGCAGCTGAGATCGCCATTCCGCAGTCTGCAGAAGACATCGCCCCCTCCTGGGTGCAGCAGGTACTGCAGAAGGACCTCCCGGGCGTCACCATCACGGACGTCCATGTCAAAGGATCCATCAGCGAAGGAGAAGGATTCATGAGCGACATCATTGCTTTTGATGCCGTGGGGACCAGAAATGGTGCAAGTGAGCGCTACAGTCTCGTCGCTAAACTGACAGATTTCAAGCGGCCTTTGACAATATTCAAACAATGGTCCAAGGACTTTCAGATCAAATCCGAGACGATTGAAGTCAAGTTTTACTCCAGCGCGGTTCCCGAGCTCCTATCTGTGGCAAACACGAACACAGAGGGCGAATCTAAGGCAAACCACCCTCCTGCTAATTCGTTCGTCCCCAAATGCTACTTCGCCGCCACCGATCCAAGCTCCATGGTGTCCGTCAGGGTCATGGAGAACCTGAAAACTCAGGGGTTCTCCATAAAACCTAACCGCCAATCACTGAGCCGTGAGGAGATGATGCTGGCAGCCGGAGCCCTGGCGCAGTTACACGGCCTGTCACATCGGCTGGAGCTCCGTTCTGGCGTTCCCCTCCCCGAGAAGTACGACTGGATCCTGACTCGCTCAGATGCTACAGATGTGGAGGATGTAGTTACCTACCAATGTCAGACCGCCGTGAAAGGATTCGCCGCGGCTTTTCCTGACCAGGTAGATCTTGTATCTCGTCTGGAGAAGTTAGATCCCCAACGCGCTTTCCTCAACTTGGAGGAGGACCAGAGGCTTAAGGTGCTTTGCCATGCAGAGTGTTGGGTCAATAACATCATGTTTAAG TATGCTGGAGACGTGCCCACTGAAGCAAGGCTGGTGGACTGGCAGAGTCCCGTGTACATGCCGCCAACCTATGACCTGACACTCCTGTTTCTTTGTGCCGCGGGTTGGGACGTGTTCCACAACCACAGGGACGCCATCCTGGCCCACTATCACCACAAACTGCAGGAGACCCTGGGTCCAAACG AATCCTCGGGACTACAGAGCTACACACTGGAACAGTTGAAGGTAGACTTCAAAGCCGACTGTGTGCACGGGGTGATCGGCCGTCTGATCCGTTTGGTGCTCCTGCCAGCAGATCCAGATCTGGTGCGGATGATCCAAGAGATCCAAGGGTGGGGAGTCATCTAA